One genomic window of Ktedonobacteraceae bacterium includes the following:
- a CDS encoding dihydrodipicolinate synthase family protein: MGLINTSPRYSRAEAKAYARAHLRGVWGAIPYPFTADDELDEQGLRDNIRYCIENRLLDGIYCGHFMSEFWALTTEERKRAAEIVIDECRDRVPVMIHIGHTSVKESVELAHHAERTGADYLAVGNPYFMAYDDEQIYSYFRYISDRTEAGILITNTGYTGITLSPQMVSRLADLENIIAVKNSPKMPHTLETLRLVGDRILVSQPDERNFFGLMVEHGCQLYMSSASPFLIQKPGYTLIKDYTALVSENRIEEAAAVARRLDPARQVFDKWLRDPWPARRVMPIAYLKAWCDLMGMVGGPVRPPLMQITPEEREELRQDVANAGLI; this comes from the coding sequence ATGGGTCTCATCAACACATCTCCTCGTTATAGCCGCGCCGAGGCCAAAGCGTATGCACGCGCCCATCTGCGGGGTGTCTGGGGAGCAATCCCCTATCCTTTCACAGCTGATGACGAGCTGGATGAGCAGGGACTGCGCGACAATATCCGCTATTGCATCGAGAACAGGTTGCTCGACGGCATCTATTGCGGCCACTTCATGAGCGAATTCTGGGCGCTGACGACAGAGGAACGCAAGCGAGCCGCCGAAATTGTGATTGACGAGTGCCGCGACCGCGTGCCGGTCATGATTCATATCGGCCATACCTCGGTTAAGGAAAGCGTCGAACTGGCTCATCATGCCGAGCGCACCGGAGCCGATTACCTTGCGGTGGGCAATCCGTATTTCATGGCCTACGATGACGAGCAAATTTACAGCTATTTCCGCTATATCTCGGATCGCACTGAGGCGGGAATACTGATTACCAACACGGGTTATACCGGCATCACGCTCAGTCCACAGATGGTGAGCCGCCTGGCAGACCTGGAGAATATCATCGCGGTGAAGAATTCGCCCAAGATGCCACATACGCTGGAGACGCTGCGGCTGGTGGGAGATCGCATTCTGGTGAGCCAGCCTGATGAGCGCAACTTTTTTGGGCTGATGGTTGAGCATGGTTGCCAGCTGTACATGTCCTCGGCCTCGCCATTTTTGATCCAGAAGCCCGGCTACACGCTGATCAAGGATTATACGGCGCTCGTTTCCGAGAATCGCATCGAGGAGGCAGCGGCGGTTGCGCGTCGTTTAGACCCGGCGCGCCAGGTCTTCGATAAATGGCTGCGCGACCCATGGCCTGCGCGCCGGGTGATGCCGATTGCCTACCTGAAGGCGTGGTGCGACCTGATGGGGATGGTCGGAGGCCCGGTACGCCCGCCATTGATGCAGATTACGCCGGAAGAGCGCGAGGAACTGCGGCAAGATGTGGCGAACGCGGGACTGATTTGA